From the genome of Methanothrix soehngenii GP6:
ATCCGCCAAGTTCGGAAGGGAAAGAGCGGTGGAAGTATCCCGTATGGCTGTAGATGCGCTCCTTGATTCCACCCTGAATAAGGCCAGGAAGATGGATTGCGAACTGAACAACAGGGATATGAATCCGGGCTCTACAGCAGACCTGATTGCGGCATCTTTATTTATCTCTCTTCTGAGGAGATTGCGGTTTTGATCATGTTCTATGGCAAAGAGGCTCTTGATGAGCTGGGAATACTGGAGGGCATAAACGAGATAATTGCCACCACAGAGACAGGTGGCAGAGTAAATGCTGCTCCTTTAGGAATTATCAGGAGTGAGGATAGCCTATATATCCGCTTATTTTTAGGAACTCACACCTATGAGAATATCCTCACCAGGAAATGGTTTGTGGCCAATGTCACCCACGATGCCTGGATCTTCGCGGAGACAGCTTTAGAGGACCTGCCCCAGGAGTACTTCACGCATTGCGATGGCCTGCCGATTCTAAAAGATACTGAGGCCTGGCTGCTATTCAAGTGCGATCCCTTCGCTTCGGATATCATAATCGCCAATATCGAGCCGGTAAAAGGGGAGCTATTGAGAAAGGACTTCCGGGCAGTCAACCGGGGAGCCAACCTGGTAGTAGAAGCAGCGGTAGCTGCCACCAGATATATGTCCCTTCGAAGCGATAATTATTTCGAGGAGTTGATGAAGACCCAGAGGATAATAAACCGCTGCGGCAACCCCAGAGAGAGAGAGGCGATGGAGAGGCTAATGGACCGGATCGATAACTTCGCCCATAAGAGATAGGCGATTAATGATAGAAATTCGATTTCTATGAGTACCCTTGAACGTTTGCCTGTAGGCTGTCAGAGCCTGGACCTCCTTCTGGGCGGAGGATTTGAGTCGGGCATAATCACTGAGCTCTATGGTGAATCGGGATCAGGGAAGAGCAACATCGTCCTGCAGCTGGCGGTGGCTGCGGTGGCCAGGGGCTTTCGGGTGATCTTCATCGATACGGAGGGCTTCTCCGCTGAGAGGTTCAAGCAGATTGCCGGACCTGGTGCTGCAGATATAGCGGCCAAGATAATGATCTTCGAGCCCATGAGCCTCGAGCAGCAGGCAATGGCCATCAGGGAGGCATCAAAGATCGCAGGAAGGGATCTGGGGCTGGTTATTCTTGATTCGGCGACGTCTCTTTACCGCATGCTCCTGGAGGCGGAGGACAGCCGGCCTGCCCGTCGAGCTCTGACCGTCCAGCTCTCGGAGCTGCAGGAGATCGCCCGGAGGCACAGGATTCCTGTGGTCATAACCAATCAGGTCTATACCGATATCGAGAGCAACTCCCTTCGGCCATTAGGCGGCACATATCTGGAGCACATGTGCAAAGCGATAATATTTCTAGAAAAGGCCGGAGAGGGCCTGCGGAGAGCACGGCTGATGAAGCACCGCTCCCTGCCGGAAAATAGAACTGCAGAGTTTCGTCTGACCGCCCGGGGCCTGGAGTGATAGCAGACAAGAGGCGGCTAAAGGCGGGCCTTCATGATAAATGCTGCCTCTCCATCGGAGTAGTAAGAGGGACAGATGCCTCTTATCTGAAATCCCAGGTTGGAATAAAGAGATTGAGCCTTCCTGTTGCTGACTCTTACCTCAAGAGTAGCACCCAGTGCTCCTAAATTGCGGAAGGACTTGAGGACGGCCAGCATCAGCCTCATGCCTATCCCTCGGCCCTGATATCGCGGCCTTATTGCCAGCCAGAAGACCCGACCTTCGAAGGGAGCATGCTTGAATCCCAGGACGAAGCCTGCCAGTTCCCCGTTCACCTTTGCGGCAAGTGTTGTGGCAGGATGGTACTCGTAAAAAGCGGCGAATATGTTCGGGTCATAGCCTCCAAAGACCTCTCGGTCGATCTCTAGAGCTGCATTTAAATCACTGGCACTCATTCTCCTTATGATCACCGCATCTTTCAGGACCGCTTCTTTTATGCCGTCATCATGCTGCCTTTCGAATAGCTCCTCTGGCCACATTATACCATTGCCTGAGATTTTTCAACGGAAATAGTTTATCCGAAGGAGGTGGCATCTGTTTGTAGAGGAGAGCGCCCACGGAACAGCTTCAATAAGGCAAACGAAGAATCGGATCTCAACTATTTCTGCTCCGGCCGTTGAGTGTTCTTCAGGCACACCGACGGGCCATGCGCTTTATGTACTTCGAGCTAGACTATGGCCGCGATGCCGCAGAAATCATGAAGTACAACAGGAACGGCCAGAATTCCCTGATGATGTTCAAGCTGGGAAGGAAAGGCAATTGGAGCAAAAGCTTCATAGTAATAATTACAGACTCAATCTTTGAGGAGCTGGGGATTTGAAGGACGAGGAGCGAAGTTATCGTGGGCAACTGCATGACGACGCATCTTTTCCGGTGGCAGCAGGACATAAAGAGATGCCAGAAAGCTATGCCGTGTTCATTGGTGAGATCAAAGAACGCATACAGAAGGAACGTTTGCGCGTGGTCATGTCCGCCAACTCCTCGATGGTGCTTCTTTATTGGGACATCGGGCGGACTATCATTGATCGTCAGGAAAAGGAAGGATGGGGGGCAAAGGTCATTGACCGGCTTTCAGCAGATCTGCGAGAGGCATTTCCTGACATGCAGGGGCTATCGCCAAGAAATCTGAAATACATGCGCGCATTTGCTGCTGCGTGGCCCGACCGGGAGATTGTGCAAGAGGTGCTTGCACAAATCACTTGGTATCATAATATTGCTCTTCTGGAAAAGGTAGCAGATTCACAAGTCCGCCTCTGGTATGCGAAGAAAGGACTGGAAGAAGGCTGGAGCCGCAGTGTACTGGTAATGCAGATCGAACGCAAGCTACATGACCGGCAGGGCAAGGCACTAAACAATTTTAACCTCACACTGCTGCCTGGCGATTCCGATATGGCCGCTCAGATATTCAAAGATCCATATCTGTTTGACTTCCTTGGAACTGCCGATCCACGCCGGGAGCGAGAAGTGGAAAAAGGGCTGATAGACCACATCCAGCGCTTCCTCCTGGAGCTTGGAGAAGGATTTGCCTTTGTGGGAAGACAGGTTCACCTCGAATTCGCAACTAAGGACTATTACCTTGACCTATTATTTTATCATCTGAAGTTGCGCTCCTACGTAGTGGTTGAATTGAAATCTGTTTCTTTTGATCCCGGATTTGTGGGAACTCTTAACATGTATCTTTCAGCGGTTGATGATTTGCTCCGCCACCCAGATGATAAACCAAGCATTGGACTCCTGTTATGCCGCAAAGGAAGCAGGATCGAGGTCGAATACGCCCTGCGTGGAATCCAAAAGCCGATGGGTGTTGCAGGCTGGGAGACAAAGCTTGTGAAGACTCTGCCTGAAGAGCTGCAGAGCAAACTGCCAAGCGTGGCCGAGATCGAGGCTGAACTGACCTGGGATGAAAATGAAGGGGCCTGACCTCATGGAAGAGGAACAATCCAGGGGGAGTGCGACCAGCTTCGAAGATCAAGAAATACTTCGAGGAGCTGGGGGTATGAGCTGGCCTCGCAAGAAGCTTGAGTTGCTTGCTGCTGATGAGCCTTACTCTTTTGTTGGGGGTCCGTTTGGCTCGAAACTTACTTCGCGTGATTATTCTGATCAAGGTATTCCTGTGATTCGGGGATCCAATCTAAACAACGGTCGTTTCCTAGATATGAACGAATTCGTTTACGTCTCCGATTCAAAAGTCCGCAAGGACCTATCCGGCAATCTTGCTAAACCAGGTGACTTAGTTTTCACACAGCGTGGTACCCTTGGCCAAGTAGCAATCATTCCAAAAGAAGGTATATCAGATCGATATGTTGTTTCCCAGAGTCAAATGAAGCTGACTGTTGACGACACCAAAGCAGACCAATTCTTTCTGTACTACTATTTTTCCAGCCGTGAAGTCATTGATAGGATTACGAATTTTACGTCCTCATCTGGTGTTCCCCATATCAATTTGACAGTGCTTCGCAATTTTGAGATTCCGGTTCCTCCACTTGAGATCCAGAAGTCAATCGCCTCCATCCTTTCCGCCTACGACGACCTGATCGAGAACAACCGGCGGCGCATACAGCTGCTGGAGCAGGCGGCGCGGCTGCTCTACAGGGAGTGGTTCGTGCACCTGCGCTTCCCCGGCCACGAGCACGTCAGGATTATGGACGGGGTGCCGGAGGGGTGGGAGAGAAAGACCGCATTTGATGAAATGGATATTCTGAGCGGCGGGACACCGAAGACAGGCGTACCGGACTATTGGAATGGCGACATACCTTTCTTCACCCCAAAGGACTCCATGGATTATGCATATGCTCTCGCCACGGAAAAGCGATTAACTGAGGAGGGTCTTCGCAACTGCAACAGCAAGTTATACCCCAAAGACACCATATTTATCACAGCACGGGGGACGGTGGGAAAGATCAATCTCGCCCAGACTGCAATGGCTATGAATCAATCGTGTTATGCTCTGATTGGGAAACCTCCCCTCAATCAATACTACCTATATTTTGCACTCGTTGATGGAGTGGAACAATTCAGGAGTCGTGCGGTTGGAGCGGTGTTTGATGCAATCATTCGCGAGACATTCAATCAGATTCCATTCATTGTTCCCGATGACAAGATCATTCAATCATTCACAGAGCATGTAGTCCCAATAATTAAGCAG
Proteins encoded in this window:
- the rimI gene encoding ribosomal protein S18-alanine N-acetyltransferase, translating into MWPEELFERQHDDGIKEAVLKDAVIIRRMSASDLNAALEIDREVFGGYDPNIFAAFYEYHPATTLAAKVNGELAGFVLGFKHAPFEGRVFWLAIRPRYQGRGIGMRLMLAVLKSFRNLGALGATLEVRVSNRKAQSLYSNLGFQIRGICPSYYSDGEAAFIMKARL
- the radB gene encoding DNA repair and recombination protein RadB, whose amino-acid sequence is MSTLERLPVGCQSLDLLLGGGFESGIITELYGESGSGKSNIVLQLAVAAVARGFRVIFIDTEGFSAERFKQIAGPGAADIAAKIMIFEPMSLEQQAMAIREASKIAGRDLGLVILDSATSLYRMLLEAEDSRPARRALTVQLSELQEIARRHRIPVVITNQVYTDIESNSLRPLGGTYLEHMCKAIIFLEKAGEGLRRARLMKHRSLPENRTAEFRLTARGLE
- a CDS encoding PDDEXK nuclease domain-containing protein, which produces MKDEERSYRGQLHDDASFPVAAGHKEMPESYAVFIGEIKERIQKERLRVVMSANSSMVLLYWDIGRTIIDRQEKEGWGAKVIDRLSADLREAFPDMQGLSPRNLKYMRAFAAAWPDREIVQEVLAQITWYHNIALLEKVADSQVRLWYAKKGLEEGWSRSVLVMQIERKLHDRQGKALNNFNLTLLPGDSDMAAQIFKDPYLFDFLGTADPRREREVEKGLIDHIQRFLLELGEGFAFVGRQVHLEFATKDYYLDLLFYHLKLRSYVVVELKSVSFDPGFVGTLNMYLSAVDDLLRHPDDKPSIGLLLCRKGSRIEVEYALRGIQKPMGVAGWETKLVKTLPEELQSKLPSVAEIEAELTWDENEGA
- a CDS encoding restriction endonuclease subunit S translates to MEEEQSRGSATSFEDQEILRGAGGMSWPRKKLELLAADEPYSFVGGPFGSKLTSRDYSDQGIPVIRGSNLNNGRFLDMNEFVYVSDSKVRKDLSGNLAKPGDLVFTQRGTLGQVAIIPKEGISDRYVVSQSQMKLTVDDTKADQFFLYYYFSSREVIDRITNFTSSSGVPHINLTVLRNFEIPVPPLEIQKSIASILSAYDDLIENNRRRIQLLEQAARLLYREWFVHLRFPGHEHVRIMDGVPEGWERKTAFDEMDILSGGTPKTGVPDYWNGDIPFFTPKDSMDYAYALATEKRLTEEGLRNCNSKLYPKDTIFITARGTVGKINLAQTAMAMNQSCYALIGKPPLNQYYLYFALVDGVEQFRSRAVGAVFDAIIRETFNQIPFIVPDDKIIQSFTEHVVPIIKQIDVLSTEIRMLTQARDLLLPRLMNGEIKI
- a CDS encoding DUF447 domain-containing protein yields the protein MFYGKEALDELGILEGINEIIATTETGGRVNAAPLGIIRSEDSLYIRLFLGTHTYENILTRKWFVANVTHDAWIFAETALEDLPQEYFTHCDGLPILKDTEAWLLFKCDPFASDIIIANIEPVKGELLRKDFRAVNRGANLVVEAAVAATRYMSLRSDNYFEELMKTQRIINRCGNPREREAMERLMDRIDNFAHKR